Proteins encoded together in one Corynebacterium liangguodongii window:
- a CDS encoding DUF1266 domain-containing protein has translation MSNALEDFIADPAYGELPFPKVQWQNRFPQDMQRAFLCSLPYGLADGRIVDGPGPVLKRRKGLFTNPLYRQFEQNLCETWGFADPDDARAAIASLLSTDSNPEYVALLPEIKIIAQEHNPETAHALVEPACQRLPGVDPSAITAVLQKYANLFAEGMGLPSQLPSTLTSWDYGRAAWISRMAHGIGWFSEEECAQHHAHALERAQVMYPDWKSYASGWLLGRAAWSGMVGEDGEGLSALVATLLVNPASPWLRMPLNP, from the coding sequence ATGTCAAATGCGCTTGAAGATTTTATTGCGGATCCGGCCTACGGCGAGCTTCCCTTTCCAAAAGTGCAATGGCAAAACAGGTTCCCGCAAGACATGCAGAGGGCGTTCCTTTGCTCCCTGCCGTACGGTCTCGCGGACGGTAGGATAGTCGACGGTCCAGGCCCGGTGCTCAAGCGCAGGAAAGGCCTTTTCACCAACCCCCTGTACCGCCAGTTCGAGCAGAACCTGTGCGAAACGTGGGGTTTCGCGGACCCGGACGATGCACGTGCAGCTATTGCCTCCTTGCTGAGCACAGACTCGAACCCCGAGTACGTCGCACTTTTGCCCGAGATAAAGATCATCGCACAGGAGCACAATCCGGAAACAGCTCACGCTCTCGTCGAGCCCGCATGCCAGCGCCTCCCCGGAGTAGACCCCTCCGCCATCACCGCTGTCCTGCAAAAGTATGCGAATCTATTTGCTGAAGGAATGGGGTTGCCGAGCCAGCTTCCTTCCACGCTTACCTCGTGGGACTACGGCCGTGCCGCCTGGATCTCACGGATGGCCCACGGGATTGGTTGGTTCAGCGAAGAAGAGTGCGCTCAGCACCACGCCCACGCGCTCGAACGCGCCCAGGTGATGTATCCAGATTGGAAATCCTACGCATCCGGTTGGTTGCTCGGCCGTGCCGCCTGGTCCGGCATGGTTGGCGAGGATGGCGAGGGACTCTCCGCGCTCGTCGCGACGCTGCTTGTGAATCCGGCATCCCCGTGGCTGCGAATGCCCCTCAACCCCTAA
- a CDS encoding Asp23/Gls24 family envelope stress response protein yields MVDSEFHLSERAVERIAEAAIRSVPGSISLDAKLAGLAGRGLPRVSALMDRRAGTVSFEADVAAAYPSPIAAVTDCIRAAVISQVRTLTGLEVTRVDVKVADAKAFASRVDAADLERYRERGMDLIARPVSVTGASSRVRSVTTPQPRPLRPVIAPEAPQVRTRFVVAPQPPLTPIQVSRTPRVAVEIVRTRPVTHPLAPAPLPLRPIHITPVVEPHGISR; encoded by the coding sequence GTGGTAGACAGCGAGTTCCACCTCAGCGAGAGGGCCGTGGAACGCATCGCCGAGGCAGCGATACGCTCAGTGCCCGGATCGATCTCGCTCGACGCGAAGCTGGCGGGCCTCGCTGGGCGGGGCCTGCCGCGCGTGAGCGCACTGATGGACCGGCGCGCAGGGACCGTCTCCTTCGAAGCCGACGTCGCCGCCGCCTATCCAAGCCCGATCGCCGCGGTAACGGATTGCATCCGCGCCGCCGTCATCTCCCAGGTGCGCACGCTCACCGGGCTGGAGGTCACCCGCGTCGACGTCAAGGTCGCCGACGCCAAGGCGTTCGCCTCGCGCGTGGACGCAGCCGACCTGGAGCGCTACCGCGAGCGCGGCATGGACCTTATCGCCAGGCCTGTGTCAGTGACGGGGGCGTCGTCACGCGTGCGCAGCGTCACAACGCCGCAACCGCGCCCGCTGCGGCCGGTGATCGCGCCTGAGGCGCCGCAGGTGCGCACGCGCTTCGTCGTCGCCCCGCAGCCTCCCCTCACCCCGATCCAGGTCTCGCGTACGCCTCGCGTCGCCGTGGAGATCGTGCGCACCCGCCCCGTTACTCATCCGCTCGCGCCGGCCCCGCTGCCGCTGCGCCCGATTCACATCACCCCGGTGGTAGAACCCCATGGCATATCGCGCTGA
- the fusA gene encoding elongation factor G, which translates to MAQEVLKDLNKVRNIGIMAHIDAGKTTTTERILFYTGINRKVGETHDGASTTDWMEQEKERGITITSAAVTCFWNNNQINIIDTPGHVDFTVEVERSLRVLDGAVAVFDGKEGVEPQSEQVWRQAAKYDVPRICFVNKMDKLGADFEFTVGTIVDRLGAKPLVMQLPIGAEDDFDGVVDLIEMKALLWPGKVETGTPPQIEEIPAELKDKAEEYREKLLETVAESDEELMEKYFGGEELTVEEIKAAIRKMTVNSEIYPVYCGSAYRNKGIEPLLDAVIDFLPNPLDIGEVHGTALDGETPDTRKPSVEEPFSALAFKIAVHPFFGKLTYVRVYSGQAIPGEQMLNSTKSTKERVGKLFQMHANKENPVEHADAGNIYAFIGLKNTTTGDTLCNPDHPIILESMDFPDPVIQVAIEPKTKADQEKLGTAIQKLAEEDPTFTVKLDEETGQTVIGGMGELHLDVLVDRMKREFKVEANIGSPQVAYRETIRKKVEHLDYTHKKQTGGSGQFAKVIVTIEPYSPEPEELEEGESAIYKFENAVTGGRVPKEYIPSVDAGIQDAMQYGYLAGFPLVNIKATLEDGASHEVDSSEMAFKLAGSQALKEAVAKAKPVLLEPLMAVEVVTPEEYMGTVNGDISSRRGQVYAMDDRSGAKVVKAKVPLSEMFGYIGDLRSSTAGRANFTMVFDSYAEVPSSVAQEIIDERNGNK; encoded by the coding sequence GTGGCACAAGAAGTGCTTAAGGACCTAAACAAGGTCCGCAACATCGGCATCATGGCGCACATCGATGCCGGTAAGACCACCACCACCGAGCGCATCCTCTTCTACACCGGCATCAACCGCAAGGTCGGCGAGACCCACGACGGTGCCTCCACGACCGACTGGATGGAGCAGGAGAAGGAGCGCGGCATCACCATTACGTCCGCGGCGGTGACCTGTTTCTGGAACAACAACCAGATCAACATCATCGACACCCCGGGCCACGTGGACTTCACCGTCGAGGTCGAGCGCTCCCTGCGCGTTCTCGACGGCGCGGTTGCCGTCTTCGATGGCAAGGAGGGCGTCGAGCCCCAATCCGAGCAGGTCTGGCGCCAGGCCGCCAAGTACGACGTGCCGCGCATCTGCTTCGTCAACAAGATGGACAAGCTCGGCGCTGACTTCGAGTTCACCGTCGGCACCATCGTCGACCGCCTCGGTGCGAAGCCGCTGGTCATGCAGCTCCCGATCGGCGCCGAGGATGACTTCGACGGCGTCGTCGACCTCATCGAGATGAAGGCGCTGCTGTGGCCGGGCAAGGTCGAGACCGGCACCCCGCCGCAGATCGAGGAGATCCCGGCCGAGCTCAAGGACAAGGCCGAGGAATACCGCGAGAAGCTTCTTGAGACCGTCGCTGAGTCCGACGAGGAGCTCATGGAGAAGTACTTCGGCGGCGAGGAGCTCACCGTCGAGGAGATCAAGGCCGCGATCCGCAAGATGACGGTCAACTCCGAGATCTACCCGGTCTACTGCGGCTCCGCCTACCGCAACAAGGGCATCGAGCCGCTTCTCGACGCCGTGATCGACTTCCTGCCCAACCCGCTCGACATCGGCGAGGTCCACGGCACCGCGCTCGACGGCGAGACCCCGGATACCCGCAAGCCGTCCGTCGAGGAGCCGTTCTCCGCGCTGGCGTTCAAGATTGCGGTGCACCCGTTCTTCGGCAAGCTCACCTACGTGCGTGTCTACTCCGGCCAGGCCATCCCGGGCGAGCAGATGCTCAACTCCACGAAGAGCACCAAGGAGCGCGTGGGCAAGCTCTTCCAGATGCACGCGAACAAGGAAAACCCGGTCGAGCACGCCGACGCCGGCAACATCTACGCGTTCATCGGCCTGAAGAACACCACCACCGGTGACACCCTGTGCAACCCGGACCACCCGATCATCCTGGAGTCCATGGACTTCCCGGACCCCGTGATCCAGGTCGCCATCGAGCCGAAGACCAAGGCCGACCAGGAGAAGCTGGGCACCGCTATCCAGAAGCTCGCGGAGGAGGACCCGACCTTCACCGTCAAGCTCGACGAGGAGACCGGCCAGACCGTCATCGGCGGCATGGGCGAGCTCCACCTCGACGTCCTGGTTGACCGCATGAAGCGCGAGTTCAAGGTCGAGGCGAACATCGGTTCTCCGCAGGTGGCCTACCGTGAGACCATCCGTAAGAAGGTCGAGCACCTCGACTACACCCACAAGAAGCAGACGGGTGGTTCCGGCCAGTTCGCGAAGGTCATCGTCACCATCGAGCCGTACTCCCCGGAGCCGGAGGAGCTCGAAGAGGGCGAGTCCGCGATCTACAAGTTCGAAAACGCCGTCACCGGCGGCCGCGTGCCCAAGGAGTACATCCCCTCGGTCGACGCCGGCATCCAGGACGCCATGCAGTATGGCTACCTGGCGGGCTTCCCGCTAGTCAACATCAAGGCCACGCTGGAAGACGGCGCCTCCCACGAGGTCGACTCCTCGGAAATGGCCTTCAAGTTGGCTGGCTCCCAGGCGCTGAAGGAGGCCGTCGCCAAGGCGAAGCCTGTGCTGCTCGAGCCGCTCATGGCCGTCGAGGTTGTCACCCCGGAGGAGTACATGGGTACGGTCAACGGCGACATCAGCTCGCGCCGTGGCCAGGTCTACGCGATGGATGACCGCTCCGGCGCCAAGGTGGTCAAGGCGAAGGTGCCGCTCTCCGAGATGTTCGGCTACATCGGCGACCTGCGCTCCAGCACCGCTGGCCGCGCCAACTTCACGATGGTCTTCGACTCCTACGCGGAGGTTCCCTCTAGCGTGGCGCAGGAGATTATCGACGAGCGCAACGGCAACAAGTAA
- a CDS encoding ABC transporter ATP-binding protein, translated as MSLSIVGQSMSAGYKRNTPAFSDVTICVRSPGLRILHGPNGSGKSTLMEVIAGFLPLIAGTIAVSGEVTYIRHSPALVPFLTVRDNCTLYLRRYGFSPDSADRFIDGLGLQPHLDKLPSELSTGTLRKAWIVCGLLTRSGVLCLDEPFNGLDPGAADYVAAELFHQSAERLVLAVAHQPPEIITLDEHNRFADVCVSNAGFELRSARVG; from the coding sequence ATGTCGTTAAGTATTGTTGGACAGTCCATGTCCGCTGGCTACAAGCGCAACACCCCGGCGTTTTCCGATGTCACCATATGCGTGCGCAGTCCCGGTCTACGAATTCTCCACGGGCCGAACGGCTCCGGAAAATCAACTCTCATGGAAGTCATCGCAGGCTTCCTTCCGCTTATAGCTGGCACGATTGCCGTGTCGGGCGAAGTCACATACATCCGCCATTCCCCCGCCCTCGTCCCGTTTCTCACTGTGCGGGACAACTGCACCCTATACTTGCGGCGCTACGGCTTCAGCCCAGACTCGGCAGATCGTTTCATCGATGGGCTTGGCCTCCAGCCGCATCTGGATAAGCTCCCGTCGGAGCTATCCACCGGAACTCTCCGAAAGGCTTGGATCGTGTGCGGGCTTCTTACCAGAAGCGGCGTTCTTTGCCTGGATGAGCCGTTCAATGGGCTCGACCCGGGGGCAGCGGATTATGTGGCTGCCGAGCTGTTCCACCAATCAGCCGAACGCCTGGTTCTCGCCGTCGCCCACCAGCCCCCTGAGATCATCACTTTGGACGAACACAATCGATTTGCAGACGTGTGCGTCTCGAACGCAGGATTCGAATTGCGGTCGGCGCGCGTGGGCTAA
- the rplC gene encoding 50S ribosomal protein L3 — MSDNQIKGILGTKLGMTQIFDEDNRVIPVTVVEAGPVVVTQIRTPETDGYSAIQIAYGDIDPRKTKKPQAGHFKKAGVNPRRYVAEIRMDDTSAYEIGQEFNATIFDGDTYVDVVGTTKGKGYAGAMKRHGFAGQGAAHGNQASHRRVGSIGACATPGRVFKGTRMAGRMGGNRVTTQNLKIQRIDGENNLILIKGAIPGAKGSIVTVKTAVKGGAHA, encoded by the coding sequence ATGTCTGACAATCAGATCAAGGGCATTCTGGGCACTAAGCTCGGCATGACCCAGATCTTCGACGAGGACAACCGGGTTATCCCGGTCACCGTCGTCGAGGCTGGGCCGGTCGTGGTCACCCAGATTCGCACCCCGGAGACCGATGGCTACAGCGCCATCCAGATCGCTTACGGCGACATCGATCCCCGTAAGACCAAGAAGCCCCAGGCCGGCCACTTCAAGAAGGCCGGCGTCAACCCCCGCCGCTACGTCGCGGAAATCCGCATGGATGACACCTCCGCGTACGAGATCGGCCAGGAATTCAACGCGACCATCTTCGACGGTGACACCTACGTTGACGTCGTCGGCACCACCAAGGGCAAGGGCTACGCCGGCGCGATGAAGCGCCACGGCTTCGCCGGCCAGGGTGCCGCCCACGGTAACCAGGCCTCCCACCGCCGCGTCGGCTCCATCGGCGCCTGCGCGACCCCCGGTCGCGTGTTCAAGGGCACCCGCATGGCCGGCCGCATGGGCGGCAACCGGGTGACCACCCAGAACCTGAAGATCCAACGCATCGACGGCGAGAACAACCTGATCCTCATCAAGGGCGCAATCCCTGGTGCCAAGGGCAGCATTGTCACCGTCAAGACCGCAGTGAAGGGCGGTGCTCACGCATGA
- a CDS encoding DUF6286 domain-containing protein, with amino-acid sequence MAYRADSPDVPTPGPQPRALPAARALAILLSLALIGLSAVAGRDLWMRWVAGTPGDSWIAAALNRLAALELTPAMLVVGGALTLIGLWLVLAACAPRVRTHVRATSPASIWVRPVDIARRATYSARSVTGGSHISSQASRTRLKVTVEDDGSGEELRSRVTRALEAQFSPLAVSPRISVTLAPRREDDRAWESARAAENAELATSPTDPKEGLA; translated from the coding sequence ATGGCATATCGCGCTGACTCCCCTGACGTCCCCACCCCCGGGCCGCAGCCGCGCGCACTCCCGGCCGCGCGAGCACTGGCGATACTCCTCAGCCTCGCCCTTATCGGCCTCTCCGCGGTCGCCGGCAGGGACCTCTGGATGCGCTGGGTCGCCGGCACGCCCGGCGACTCCTGGATCGCGGCGGCCCTCAATCGTCTCGCCGCACTCGAGCTCACCCCGGCCATGCTGGTCGTTGGCGGCGCGCTCACCCTTATCGGCCTGTGGCTCGTCCTCGCCGCGTGCGCCCCGCGCGTACGCACCCACGTGCGCGCCACCTCCCCGGCCTCGATCTGGGTCCGCCCAGTCGACATCGCCAGGCGCGCCACCTACAGCGCCCGCTCTGTCACTGGCGGCAGCCACATTTCCTCTCAAGCGAGCCGGACGCGCCTGAAGGTGACCGTCGAAGACGACGGCAGCGGCGAGGAGCTGCGCTCCAGGGTCACGCGCGCCCTCGAAGCGCAGTTCTCCCCGCTCGCCGTCTCTCCGCGCATCAGCGTGACACTCGCTCCCCGCCGCGAGGACGATCGCGCCTGGGAAAGCGCGCGCGCCGCGGAGAACGCCGAGCTCGCCACATCGCCCACGGACCCGAAGGAAGGCCTCGCGTGA
- a CDS encoding Asp23/Gls24 family envelope stress response protein yields MSEPTSPAAGSTAADTTEAQVQTQVAPSAQAPNTNLVTETGTTVIDDTVVGKIAGIAAREVSGVANLGGGAARMWGAVRESLTASTNVQQGVNVAVQDGRASIAVAIIAEYGVAIHELANAIRHNVQVAVERMTGLIVERVDITVHDVNLPLQDGAEREATEPAGAVGGTGVAG; encoded by the coding sequence ATGAGCGAACCCACCTCCCCTGCCGCCGGCTCCACCGCCGCGGACACCACTGAGGCACAGGTACAGACACAGGTTGCACCGAGCGCGCAGGCGCCCAACACGAACCTGGTGACCGAGACCGGTACCACCGTCATCGACGACACCGTGGTGGGCAAGATCGCCGGTATCGCCGCCCGCGAGGTCTCCGGCGTCGCTAACCTCGGCGGCGGCGCGGCGCGCATGTGGGGCGCCGTGCGCGAATCCCTCACCGCCTCCACCAACGTGCAGCAGGGCGTCAACGTGGCCGTGCAGGACGGGCGCGCCTCCATTGCCGTGGCAATCATCGCCGAGTACGGGGTGGCCATCCACGAGCTGGCCAACGCGATCCGCCACAACGTCCAGGTGGCGGTGGAGCGGATGACGGGGCTGATCGTCGAGCGCGTCGACATCACCGTCCACGACGTCAATTTGCCGCTGCAAGACGGCGCGGAGCGCGAGGCGACCGAGCCTGCCGGCGCTGTCGGCGGCACCGGCGTCGCGGGGTAA
- the rpsG gene encoding 30S ribosomal protein S7, with amino-acid sequence MRKQQAPKRPVVKDPVYNSEIVTQLVNKVLLDGKKSTAERIVYGALEICREKTGTDPVGTLEKALGNIRPDLEVRSRRVGGATYQVPVEVKPGRSNTLALRWLVTFTRQRRENTMIERLANEILDASNGLGASVKRREDTHKMAEANRAFAHYRW; translated from the coding sequence ATGCGTAAGCAGCAAGCACCGAAGCGTCCCGTCGTTAAGGACCCGGTCTACAACTCCGAGATCGTCACCCAGCTCGTCAACAAGGTCCTGCTCGACGGCAAGAAGTCGACCGCCGAGCGCATCGTCTACGGTGCGCTCGAGATCTGCCGCGAGAAGACCGGCACCGATCCCGTGGGCACCCTCGAGAAGGCCCTGGGCAACATCCGCCCCGACCTCGAGGTCCGCTCCCGCCGCGTCGGCGGCGCTACCTACCAGGTCCCGGTCGAGGTCAAGCCCGGCCGCTCCAACACCCTCGCCCTGCGCTGGCTGGTCACCTTCACCCGCCAGCGCCGCGAGAACACCATGATCGAGCGCCTCGCCAACGAGATCCTCGACGCCTCCAACGGCCTCGGCGCCTCCGTCAAGCGCCGCGAGGACACCCACAAGATGGCCGAGGCCAACCGCGCCTTCGCCCACTACCGCTGGTAG
- the tuf gene encoding elongation factor Tu, with product MAKAKFERTKPHVNIGTIGHVDHGKTTTTAAITKVLADAYPEENTAFAFDAIDKAPEERERGITINISHVEYNTPKRHYAHVDAPGHADYIKNMITGAAQMDGAILVVAATDGPMPQTREHVLLARQVGVPYILVALNKCDMVDDEEIIELVEMEVRELLAEQDYDEEAPIVHISALKALEGDEKWVQSVIDLMQACDDSIPDPVRETDRDFLMPIEDIFTISGRGTVVTGRVERGVLNLNEEVEIIGIREKAQKTTVTSIEMFNKLLDSAEAGDNAALLLRGLKREDVERGQVVIKPGAYTPHTKFEGSVYVLSKDEGGRHTPFFDNYRPQFYFRTTDVTGVVKLPEGTEMVMPGDNVEMSVELIQPVAMDEGLRFAIREGSRTVGAGRVTKILD from the coding sequence GTGGCAAAGGCTAAATTCGAGCGTACGAAGCCGCACGTAAACATCGGCACCATCGGTCACGTCGACCACGGCAAGACCACCACGACGGCTGCCATCACCAAGGTGCTCGCTGACGCTTACCCGGAGGAGAACACCGCTTTCGCGTTCGACGCGATCGACAAGGCTCCTGAGGAGCGCGAGCGCGGCATCACCATCAACATCTCCCACGTGGAGTACAACACCCCGAAGCGCCACTACGCTCACGTTGACGCCCCGGGCCACGCCGACTACATCAAGAACATGATCACCGGCGCGGCTCAGATGGACGGCGCGATCCTCGTCGTCGCCGCCACCGACGGTCCGATGCCGCAGACCCGTGAGCACGTGCTGCTCGCCCGCCAGGTCGGCGTCCCCTACATCCTCGTCGCCCTGAACAAGTGCGACATGGTCGACGATGAGGAAATCATCGAGCTCGTCGAGATGGAGGTGCGCGAGCTCCTCGCCGAGCAGGACTACGATGAGGAGGCCCCGATCGTCCACATCTCCGCTCTCAAGGCCCTCGAGGGCGACGAGAAGTGGGTTCAGTCCGTGATCGACCTCATGCAGGCGTGCGACGACTCCATCCCGGACCCGGTCCGCGAGACCGACCGCGACTTCCTCATGCCGATCGAGGACATCTTCACCATCTCCGGCCGCGGCACCGTCGTGACCGGCCGTGTGGAGCGCGGTGTGCTCAACCTCAACGAAGAGGTCGAGATCATCGGTATCCGCGAGAAGGCCCAGAAGACGACCGTCACCTCCATCGAGATGTTCAACAAGCTTCTCGATTCCGCCGAGGCCGGCGACAACGCCGCCCTCCTGCTCCGCGGCCTCAAGCGCGAGGACGTCGAGCGCGGCCAGGTCGTGATCAAGCCGGGCGCCTACACCCCGCACACCAAGTTCGAGGGTTCCGTCTACGTCCTGTCCAAGGACGAGGGCGGCCGCCACACCCCGTTCTTCGACAACTACCGTCCGCAGTTCTACTTCCGCACCACCGACGTGACCGGTGTGGTGAAGCTGCCGGAGGGCACCGAGATGGTCATGCCGGGCGACAACGTCGAGATGTCCGTCGAGCTCATCCAGCCGGTTGCCATGGACGAGGGCCTGCGCTTCGCTATCCGCGAGGGCTCCCGCACCGTCGGCGCTGGCCGCGTGACCAAGATCCTCGACTAA
- a CDS encoding Asp23/Gls24 family envelope stress response protein yields the protein MGAEIGRAEAEAIRAAALSVPGVAGLSGGQFGEVALLLPGAKIPGIRPLTADGRRGVELHVVYATDQGCPIADVATQLREDVAAAADLDFINIIFADATANTTRAL from the coding sequence GTGGGCGCCGAAATCGGCAGGGCCGAGGCGGAGGCGATCCGCGCGGCCGCCCTCAGCGTGCCGGGCGTGGCCGGCTTAAGCGGTGGGCAGTTCGGGGAGGTCGCCCTCCTCCTGCCCGGGGCGAAGATCCCCGGGATCCGCCCGCTCACCGCGGACGGTCGCCGGGGCGTTGAGCTGCACGTGGTCTACGCCACGGACCAGGGGTGCCCGATCGCGGACGTCGCCACGCAGCTGCGCGAGGACGTGGCGGCCGCAGCGGACCTGGACTTTATCAACATCATCTTCGCGGACGCCACCGCGAATACGACACGAGCACTGTGA
- the rpsJ gene encoding 30S ribosomal protein S10, producing the protein MAGQKIRIRLKAYDHEAIDASAKKIVETVTRTGARVVGPVPLPTEKNVYAVIRSPHKYKDSREHFEMRTHKRLIDILDPTPKTVDALMRIDLPASVDVNIQ; encoded by the coding sequence GTGGCGGGACAAAAGATCCGCATCAGGCTCAAGGCCTACGACCACGAGGCGATCGACGCATCCGCGAAGAAGATCGTTGAAACGGTCACCCGCACGGGTGCCCGCGTCGTGGGGCCGGTGCCGTTGCCCACTGAGAAGAACGTGTACGCCGTTATCCGTTCTCCCCACAAGTACAAGGATTCTCGCGAGCACTTCGAGATGCGCACTCACAAGCGCCTCATCGACATTCTCGACCCGACGCCCAAGACGGTCGACGCGCTCATGCGCATCGACCTGCCGGCCAGCGTCGACGTGAACATTCAGTAA
- the rpsL gene encoding 30S ribosomal protein S12: protein MPTIQQLVRKGRHDKRTKVATAALKGSPQRRGVCTRVYTTTPKKPNSALRKVARVRLTSGIEVSAYIPGEGHNLQEHSMVLVRGGRVKDLPGVRYKIIRGALDTQGVKDRKQARSRYGAKKGQ, encoded by the coding sequence ATGCCAACTATCCAGCAGCTGGTCCGCAAGGGCCGCCACGACAAGCGCACGAAGGTTGCCACGGCGGCCCTGAAGGGCTCCCCGCAGCGACGCGGCGTGTGCACCCGTGTGTACACCACCACCCCGAAGAAGCCGAACTCCGCGCTGCGTAAGGTCGCGCGTGTTCGCCTCACCTCGGGCATCGAGGTCTCCGCCTACATCCCGGGTGAGGGGCACAACCTTCAGGAGCACTCCATGGTGCTCGTGCGCGGCGGCCGCGTGAAGGACCTGCCGGGCGTTCGCTACAAGATCATCCGCGGCGCGCTTGACACCCAGGGTGTGAAGGACCGCAAGCAGGCTCGCTCCCGCTACGGCGCGAAGAAGGGACAGTAA